Proteins from a single region of Pseudodesulfovibrio portus:
- a CDS encoding DUF6485 family protein: MKKKDQCPRAKINEQYCTCSYSCDKHGLCCECLHYHRQRGELPACYFTVEEEKTYNRSVEFFIQRRS, from the coding sequence ATGAAAAAGAAGGACCAGTGCCCACGCGCGAAAATCAACGAGCAGTACTGTACGTGCTCTTATAGTTGCGACAAGCACGGGCTCTGCTGCGAATGTCTGCACTACCACCGGCAGCGGGGCGAGTTGCCTGCCTGTTATTTCACCGTAGAGGAAGAGAAAACCTACAACCGGTCCGTGGAGTTCTTCATCCAGCGCCGGTCATAG
- a CDS encoding inositol monophosphatase family protein, which yields MAGLKVAAGKAGEIVKDGASRTRKVMHKGRIDLVTETDLSVERMLKEELSGLLPGSDFLAEETAKDTEPGELTWIIDPLDGTTNFAHGLPFVANSIALWHRDRIVLGVINLPLMGELFTAIRGQGAFLNGLPISVSEEVSLERCLLATGFPYDIETYLEPVLAHLKRLLPLTQGIRRPGAAALDLAYVACGRYDGFYENALNAWDTAAGLLLVQEAGGLVSEFDATKPYAFGADEILATNGRIHEELSGHLCGD from the coding sequence ATGGCCGGTTTGAAGGTCGCGGCTGGCAAGGCCGGCGAAATCGTAAAGGATGGAGCTTCACGGACCAGAAAAGTCATGCACAAAGGGCGTATCGACCTGGTGACCGAGACGGACTTGTCTGTTGAGCGTATGCTGAAGGAGGAGTTGTCCGGCCTGCTTCCCGGTTCGGATTTTTTGGCCGAAGAAACAGCCAAGGATACTGAACCGGGGGAATTGACATGGATCATAGACCCGTTGGACGGCACAACCAATTTTGCCCACGGCCTGCCTTTCGTGGCTAACTCAATCGCTCTGTGGCATCGGGACCGGATCGTTCTCGGCGTGATCAACCTGCCGCTTATGGGTGAATTGTTCACGGCCATTCGAGGGCAGGGAGCCTTTCTCAACGGCTTGCCCATTTCCGTGTCGGAGGAAGTCTCGCTGGAGCGGTGCCTGTTGGCTACGGGGTTTCCATATGACATCGAGACGTACCTGGAGCCCGTCCTGGCGCACTTGAAGCGCTTGCTGCCCCTGACACAGGGCATACGCCGTCCCGGGGCCGCTGCCCTGGATTTGGCCTATGTGGCCTGTGGTCGGTATGACGGTTTTTACGAAAACGCCCTCAACGCCTGGGATACGGCCGCCGGGTTGTTGCTGGTGCAGGAAGCCGGCGGACTCGTCAGCGAGTTCGACGCGACAAAACCGTATGCCTTCGGTGCCGACGAGATACTGGCCACCAATGGCCGTATCCATGAGGAGTTGAGCGGGCACTTGTGCGGGGATTAG
- the secG gene encoding preprotein translocase subunit SecG, with amino-acid sequence METFVIVIHVLACIFLIGAVMLQSGHEGMGVIFGGGSSTMFGSTGAGGLLVKITAGLATIFLVTSLGYNILTGNKVSDEGSIMLNSDAAVETTAPAEPAKPGITFQDAGDEAKSE; translated from the coding sequence GTGGAAACTTTCGTCATCGTCATTCATGTTTTGGCTTGCATCTTTCTGATCGGCGCTGTAATGCTTCAGTCCGGCCACGAGGGGATGGGAGTCATCTTTGGCGGCGGCAGCAGCACCATGTTCGGCTCCACCGGCGCCGGCGGACTTCTGGTGAAGATCACTGCCGGCCTGGCAACGATCTTCCTGGTTACCTCCCTTGGTTACAATATCCTGACCGGCAACAAGGTCTCCGATGAGGGGTCCATCATGTTGAACAGTGACGCCGCTGTGGAAACCACGGCACCGGCCGAACCGGCAAAGCCCGGGATCACCTTTCAGGATGCCGGCGACGAAGCCAAGAGCGAATAA
- the yedF gene encoding sulfurtransferase-like selenium metabolism protein YedF: protein MSDIKLDCKGLPCPQPVLKCKDAVETSNPVKLTITVDNDPARENVSRFLTVKGYSVSSEGEGNEFTVTGIRSGNGECEECQPMSSQEVADLDQQKILVFIAADVIGSGDDVLGGNLMYNFLVTLKELGPDLWRIILVNGGVKLAVSDNRCMEELKKLEKSGVSLLVCGTCLEFFGLTGKQGAGQVTNMLDVVTSFQLASKTIRV from the coding sequence ATGTCGGATATAAAACTTGACTGCAAAGGCCTGCCCTGCCCCCAGCCCGTCCTGAAATGCAAGGACGCCGTAGAAACAAGCAACCCCGTGAAACTGACGATCACCGTGGACAACGACCCGGCCAGGGAGAACGTGTCCCGCTTTCTCACGGTCAAGGGGTACTCGGTTTCGTCCGAGGGCGAAGGCAACGAGTTCACCGTAACCGGCATCCGTTCCGGAAACGGTGAATGCGAAGAGTGTCAGCCCATGAGCAGCCAGGAAGTCGCCGACCTCGACCAGCAGAAGATTCTGGTCTTCATCGCCGCCGACGTCATCGGCTCCGGTGACGACGTACTCGGCGGCAATCTCATGTACAACTTCCTGGTGACGCTGAAGGAACTCGGTCCCGACCTGTGGCGCATCATCCTGGTCAACGGAGGCGTGAAGCTGGCCGTATCCGACAACAGGTGCATGGAGGAACTCAAAAAGCTCGAAAAGAGCGGCGTTTCCCTCCTGGTCTGCGGCACCTGCCTGGAGTTCTTCGGCCTGACCGGCAAACAGGGCGCGGGCCAGGTGACCAACATGCTCGACGTGGTGACCAGTTTCCAGCTTGCTTCCAAGACGATTCGCGTCTAA
- a CDS encoding site-specific integrase, with amino-acid sequence MEIRRRMNEVLCRLLEQDSRDTSPRENYEIEGMEPITPVGVANAYAMMNQFSINSPEFRENHGPRIMIELIRSGVVDLQEVTPDNIHLIINEYIKIQQTYQKVIQHRLKGDHSFEAPIFAERAANQRAQQSIVLQDVEPKAKPNIPVSEFIKKYVQTKIKDGNWRLNGVETHENRLANLVDILGDINIHSITREDMRAVRDTLRKLPPNRQRSKEYKGKTVDELLALKPAKVLSVKTVNMTLEAISSLFEWGIREGELSANPAKGLQLKDTRQAITLRDPFSLEDIQTIFSSPYFIEDKYKNAGYFWIPLIALYSGMRLEEIAQLYLGDIYQDEDGVWVFDINDNPDRTGQIDKQVKNINAKRLVPLHHDLIEIGLLKYYDRMISKGEARLFPLLNKTEKVKKYGKQPGKKLGDLVKSLDLTGKKSFHSFRHTFSDYFKQRGEHTDIFRQVYGHEIPGLAGNQYGSKFPPQKCLDEVVSKLIFNLNLSQLRKSKHALGHEG; translated from the coding sequence ATGGAAATCAGACGGCGGATGAATGAGGTGCTGTGCCGACTCTTGGAACAGGATTCGCGAGACACATCCCCGAGAGAGAATTATGAAATTGAAGGAATGGAGCCCATCACCCCGGTGGGCGTTGCGAATGCTTATGCCATGATGAACCAGTTCTCGATCAATTCGCCAGAGTTCAGGGAAAATCATGGCCCAAGAATTATGATTGAGCTGATTAGGAGTGGGGTTGTGGATCTGCAAGAAGTAACCCCTGACAATATCCATTTGATTATTAATGAATATATCAAAATTCAGCAGACTTACCAGAAGGTCATCCAGCATAGACTTAAGGGGGATCATTCTTTTGAAGCCCCCATTTTTGCCGAAAGGGCTGCAAATCAGCGGGCCCAGCAGTCCATAGTATTGCAAGATGTAGAGCCCAAAGCAAAACCAAATATCCCGGTCTCCGAGTTCATCAAAAAGTATGTGCAGACAAAGATCAAAGACGGTAATTGGCGGTTGAATGGAGTTGAGACCCATGAAAATAGGCTAGCCAATCTTGTCGATATACTTGGAGATATCAATATTCATTCAATCACTCGTGAGGACATGCGAGCAGTCCGAGATACTCTCAGGAAGTTACCGCCCAATAGGCAGCGATCAAAAGAGTACAAAGGGAAAACCGTCGATGAGTTGTTGGCATTAAAGCCAGCCAAAGTTTTATCTGTAAAAACAGTCAATATGACTTTAGAAGCTATTTCAAGCCTTTTTGAGTGGGGCATCCGCGAAGGAGAATTGAGTGCAAATCCAGCTAAGGGTTTACAGTTGAAGGATACTCGCCAAGCGATTACTTTACGAGATCCGTTTTCTTTAGAAGATATACAAACCATCTTTTCTTCACCATATTTCATCGAAGACAAATACAAGAATGCAGGCTACTTTTGGATTCCTTTGATTGCTTTGTATTCCGGCATGAGACTTGAGGAAATTGCTCAATTATATCTGGGAGATATTTACCAGGATGAAGATGGGGTTTGGGTTTTTGATATCAACGACAATCCCGATAGAACAGGCCAGATTGACAAGCAGGTGAAGAATATCAATGCAAAAAGGTTAGTTCCCTTACACCACGACCTGATTGAGATAGGTTTACTTAAGTATTACGATAGAATGATCTCAAAAGGAGAGGCTCGTCTTTTCCCGCTGCTGAATAAGACTGAAAAGGTGAAGAAGTATGGAAAGCAGCCGGGTAAGAAGTTAGGCGACCTAGTCAAGTCGCTGGATTTGACGGGCAAGAAGTCATTTCACTCATTCAGACATACATTTAGTGACTATTTCAAACAACGCGGTGAGCATACAGATATTTTCCGCCAAGTTTATGGGCATGAGATTCCGGGCCTAGCTGGTAACCAGTATGGTTCGAAATTCCCGCCCCAAAAATGTTTGGATGAAGTGGTGTCTAAATTGATTTTTAATTTGAATTTAAGTCAGTTGCGAAAGTCAAAGCATGCTCTTGGGCATGAGGGATAA
- the rimI gene encoding ribosomal protein S18-alanine N-acetyltransferase, protein MESEVTPLGAEHVRDLMALEGKCFAYHWTQEQFLLGLERSAFQVLGIYRKGILAGYIAFSIIEDEMEILNLAVHPDFRRQGLGEKLLKESFRVCNENNVRKSFLDVKVSNEPALGLYRKFGYKKIGVRKKYYPDTREDALLFRYDFT, encoded by the coding sequence ATGGAAAGTGAAGTGACCCCCCTGGGCGCGGAGCACGTCCGGGATTTGATGGCCCTTGAAGGAAAGTGTTTCGCCTATCACTGGACGCAGGAGCAGTTTCTCCTGGGGCTGGAAAGAAGCGCGTTTCAGGTGCTCGGCATATACCGGAAGGGAATCCTGGCCGGTTACATCGCTTTTTCGATCATCGAGGACGAGATGGAGATTCTCAATCTGGCCGTGCATCCGGATTTCAGGCGTCAGGGGCTGGGTGAAAAACTCTTGAAGGAAAGCTTTCGGGTATGTAACGAAAATAATGTCAGAAAGAGTTTTCTTGACGTCAAGGTTTCCAATGAGCCGGCGCTGGGATTGTATCGCAAATTCGGCTATAAAAAGATCGGCGTCAGAAAAAAATACTACCCGGACACACGGGAGGATGCGTTGTTGTTCCGGTATGATTTCACTTGA
- a CDS encoding phosphoglycerate kinase encodes MNSIDQIDIAGKKLLFRVDFNVPLEEGIITDDNRIKAAVPTIRYALDKGAAVILCAHLGKPKGKVVPELTLGPVAKRTGELLGVAVPLVPGVIDDQARMMAEILQPGQVVMLDNLRFNPEETGKTVEERGDFGKKLADLADIYVNDAFGVAHRENASVVDVPRYIKGECCAGFLLKRENEYLGDALADPKRPYVCVSGGAKVSSKLGILNNLLGKVDDIIIGGAMANTFLLAQGYGMGKSLVEKDLVQDALSIMEKAESMGSKLHLPVDFVYAKTHKAQSAEGVCKADSMPSDALALDIGPETIKNFVSVLSGAKTVVWNGPMGLFETTAFAKGSLDVCKAIAGLEDALTIVGGGDTDAVVHLMNLADKFSFISTGGGSFLEFLEGKELPAFTALKECMK; translated from the coding sequence ATGAACAGTATTGATCAGATTGATATAGCAGGGAAAAAACTGTTGTTTCGGGTGGATTTCAACGTGCCGCTCGAAGAGGGCATCATCACTGACGACAACCGTATCAAGGCGGCTGTGCCGACCATCAGGTACGCCCTGGACAAGGGGGCGGCCGTCATCCTGTGCGCTCATCTGGGCAAACCCAAGGGGAAAGTCGTGCCCGAGCTGACTCTGGGGCCCGTGGCCAAGCGGACTGGCGAACTGTTGGGCGTGGCCGTTCCCCTGGTTCCCGGCGTGATCGACGACCAGGCCCGAATGATGGCGGAAATCCTTCAACCCGGTCAGGTCGTCATGCTGGACAACCTGCGTTTCAACCCCGAGGAAACAGGCAAGACGGTCGAAGAGCGGGGCGATTTCGGAAAGAAGCTGGCCGACCTGGCGGACATATATGTGAATGACGCCTTTGGCGTGGCCCACCGCGAGAACGCTTCAGTGGTGGACGTGCCCCGGTATATCAAGGGCGAATGCTGCGCAGGGTTCCTGCTCAAGCGGGAGAACGAATACCTGGGCGACGCTCTCGCGGACCCCAAGCGGCCGTATGTATGCGTTTCCGGCGGTGCCAAGGTTTCCTCCAAGCTGGGCATCCTGAACAATCTGCTCGGCAAGGTGGACGACATCATCATCGGCGGGGCCATGGCCAACACCTTCCTGCTGGCACAGGGCTACGGCATGGGTAAGTCGCTGGTGGAGAAGGACCTTGTCCAGGATGCCCTGTCCATCATGGAAAAGGCGGAGTCCATGGGATCGAAGCTCCATCTGCCCGTTGATTTCGTCTATGCCAAGACGCACAAGGCGCAGAGCGCCGAGGGCGTGTGCAAGGCGGACAGCATGCCGTCCGACGCTTTGGCCCTTGATATCGGACCGGAAACCATCAAGAATTTCGTCTCCGTGCTGAGCGGAGCCAAAACCGTGGTCTGGAACGGTCCCATGGGGCTTTTCGAAACCACGGCTTTTGCCAAGGGATCGTTGGACGTATGCAAGGCTATTGCCGGGCTTGAGGATGCGCTCACCATCGTGGGCGGCGGCGACACCGACGCCGTGGTGCATCTCATGAATCTGGCCGACAAATTCAGCTTCATATCCACAGGCGGTGGATCCTTCCTAGAATTCCTGGAAGGCAAGGAGCTTCCCGCCTTCACGGCTTTAAAGGAGTGCATGAAATGA
- the tpiA gene encoding triose-phosphate isomerase, which translates to MKKLMAANWKMYKTWDQAVDTAEGLVGLTADKLPDDREVLVFPPFTALKGVAQALSADGFSAGGQDYYIDQEGAFTGEISPMMLKDAGAAYGLTGHSERRHVLGETDEFVGQKTAYGLECGLKVVLCVGEKIDERKSGKVEEVLEHQLRVGLKDVPRDVAPDRLSIAYEPVWAIGTGEVAGPGEIVDAHTFVRKILVSVFGEKGNEMRILYGGSVKPANCGEIIALDNVDGVLVGGASLESESFSQIVLA; encoded by the coding sequence ATGAAAAAATTGATGGCTGCCAACTGGAAGATGTACAAGACCTGGGACCAGGCCGTGGATACGGCCGAAGGTCTGGTCGGGCTGACGGCCGACAAGCTGCCCGATGACCGCGAGGTCCTTGTTTTCCCTCCGTTCACGGCGTTGAAGGGGGTAGCCCAGGCCCTGTCGGCGGACGGTTTCTCTGCAGGCGGCCAGGACTATTATATAGATCAAGAGGGTGCCTTCACCGGCGAGATATCTCCCATGATGCTCAAGGACGCCGGAGCGGCTTACGGTCTGACCGGTCATTCCGAGCGTCGCCACGTGTTGGGCGAGACCGACGAGTTCGTGGGCCAGAAGACCGCCTACGGTTTGGAATGCGGCCTCAAGGTCGTTCTGTGCGTGGGTGAGAAAATCGATGAACGCAAGTCCGGCAAGGTCGAAGAGGTGCTGGAGCATCAATTGCGCGTTGGACTGAAGGACGTTCCCCGCGATGTCGCGCCCGACCGTCTGTCCATCGCCTATGAACCGGTCTGGGCCATCGGCACAGGCGAGGTCGCCGGTCCCGGTGAAATCGTGGATGCGCACACTTTCGTCAGAAAAATCCTCGTTTCGGTCTTTGGAGAAAAAGGTAATGAAATGAGGATATTGTATGGCGGCAGCGTCAAGCCCGCGAACTGCGGCGAGATTATTGCGCTTGACAATGTCGACGGTGTGCTGGTAGGAGGCGCGAGCTTGGAGAGTGAAAGCTTTTCGCAGATCGTGCTGGCCTGA
- a CDS encoding lysophospholipid acyltransferase family protein: protein MKLPIDPAWFAPLISGLFRLWIRTIRFECVGEPKEFLEINKRGKPVIIALWHGEIFPVTGFGHTLTDNLVTFVSQSKDGEVIAKVLERIGHSTVRGSSSRGGVRALLQAKRIMEKENRMAVFTVDGPRGPRHKAKGGVIFLAQRAGAKIIPIRAYPRRSKVFEKSWDKFVVPFPFTRCRICIGEPFEVTGEKLEGDILKQEQERLEQHMLSLDSCE, encoded by the coding sequence ATGAAATTGCCCATTGATCCGGCCTGGTTCGCGCCGCTCATTTCAGGATTGTTCCGATTGTGGATTCGGACGATCCGTTTCGAGTGCGTGGGCGAACCGAAAGAATTCCTGGAGATCAACAAGCGCGGCAAACCCGTCATCATTGCCCTGTGGCATGGCGAGATATTTCCGGTGACGGGCTTCGGGCACACCCTGACGGACAACCTGGTGACCTTTGTCAGCCAAAGCAAGGACGGCGAAGTCATAGCCAAGGTGTTGGAGCGGATCGGACACAGCACGGTGCGCGGTTCCAGTTCAAGGGGGGGCGTCCGGGCCCTGTTGCAGGCCAAGCGGATCATGGAGAAGGAGAACCGCATGGCCGTGTTTACCGTGGACGGGCCGCGCGGTCCCCGGCACAAGGCCAAGGGGGGCGTCATCTTTCTGGCCCAGCGGGCCGGAGCCAAGATCATTCCGATCAGGGCCTATCCGCGACGGTCCAAGGTGTTTGAAAAGTCCTGGGACAAATTCGTGGTGCCGTTTCCATTCACCCGCTGCAGGATATGCATCGGCGAGCCTTTCGAGGTCACCGGCGAGAAACTGGAAGGGGACATCCTCAAGCAGGAGCAGGAGCGGCTCGAGCAGCACATGCTGTCCCTGGATTCTTGCGAATAA
- a CDS encoding NUDIX hydrolase: protein MIFDTTILENMQGDQSVEVIDSDNRPLAVMSKRHVHRQLLMHRSVQVMVFNPERKIYLQRRNPHKQFFPGRWDISARTHPHAGESTYDAALRALEYELNLEVEHPILIRELPAGPVTGFERVYLYAVQKNTQAITPNSDEVSEGYYYSQEELTCLVKEFRELLTPNLVVLWESGLLSPV, encoded by the coding sequence ATGATCTTCGATACCACCATCTTGGAAAACATGCAGGGCGATCAAAGCGTCGAGGTCATCGACAGCGACAACCGCCCCCTGGCCGTCATGTCGAAACGCCACGTGCACAGACAGTTGCTCATGCACCGTTCCGTACAGGTGATGGTGTTTAATCCTGAAAGAAAAATCTACCTCCAGCGACGCAATCCGCACAAACAATTTTTCCCCGGTCGTTGGGACATTTCCGCACGGACCCATCCCCATGCCGGAGAATCAACCTATGACGCGGCCCTGCGGGCACTTGAATACGAACTGAATCTGGAAGTCGAGCACCCCATTCTGATCAGGGAACTGCCCGCCGGCCCGGTGACCGGGTTCGAGCGGGTCTACCTCTACGCTGTTCAGAAGAACACCCAGGCCATCACCCCCAACAGCGACGAGGTCAGCGAGGGGTACTATTACTCCCAGGAAGAACTGACATGTCTCGTCAAGGAATTCAGGGAGTTACTGACGCCAAATCTGGTCGTGCTCTGGGAATCGGGCCTGCTTTCTCCGGTCTAA
- the gcvT gene encoding glycine cleavage system aminomethyltransferase GcvT codes for MDNLATTPLTAWHRENGAKMAPFAGFDMPVQYKGIIVEHKHTREKAGIFDICHMGEFFLSGTGAKDALNKVVSHDLNTLAPGKCRYGFLLKESGGINDDLIIYCLAEDEYMLVVNGACRQKDFDHIKANLPDTLSLTDISDETGKIDVQGPESLDVINDVLGGSWNHVKYFNFEQTDCLGFPMIISRTGYTGELGYELYLPSDQALQVWEKLAADQRVEPVGLGARDTLRLEIGYPLYGQDLDEDHTPKEAGAGFFLKKETDYIGKSGLAEVRESLVALSIDGRRTARHHDEVYVNGEKTGVVTSGSFAPSLGHCIALAYVRAEDADNDTFTVKTARAELEAKKVALPFYKDGTARMKID; via the coding sequence GTGGATAATCTCGCAACCACCCCGCTGACCGCATGGCACCGAGAAAACGGTGCGAAGATGGCCCCGTTCGCCGGATTCGACATGCCGGTCCAGTACAAAGGCATCATCGTCGAGCACAAGCATACCCGTGAAAAAGCAGGCATATTCGATATCTGCCACATGGGTGAATTTTTCCTTTCCGGCACAGGCGCCAAAGACGCCCTGAACAAGGTGGTCAGCCACGACCTGAACACCCTCGCCCCGGGCAAATGCCGATACGGCTTCCTGCTCAAGGAATCCGGAGGCATCAATGACGACCTGATCATCTACTGCTTGGCCGAAGACGAATACATGCTGGTGGTCAACGGCGCGTGCCGTCAAAAGGATTTCGACCACATCAAGGCCAATCTGCCGGACACCCTCTCCCTGACCGACATCAGCGACGAGACGGGCAAGATCGACGTCCAGGGGCCGGAGTCCCTCGACGTGATCAACGACGTCCTGGGCGGTTCATGGAATCATGTGAAATATTTCAATTTCGAGCAGACGGATTGCCTCGGATTCCCCATGATCATCAGCCGTACCGGCTATACGGGCGAACTGGGCTACGAACTCTATCTGCCGTCCGACCAGGCCCTTCAGGTCTGGGAAAAACTGGCTGCCGACCAGCGGGTCGAACCCGTGGGCCTGGGCGCACGCGACACCCTGCGGCTGGAGATCGGCTATCCGCTCTACGGCCAGGACCTCGATGAGGACCACACCCCCAAAGAGGCAGGCGCCGGATTCTTCCTGAAAAAGGAAACCGACTACATAGGCAAGTCCGGGCTGGCCGAAGTCAGGGAATCCCTGGTGGCCCTGTCCATCGACGGCCGCCGCACCGCCCGTCACCATGACGAGGTGTATGTGAACGGCGAAAAGACCGGCGTGGTCACCAGCGGTTCGTTTGCGCCGAGCCTGGGCCATTGCATTGCCCTGGCCTATGTGCGGGCCGAGGACGCGGACAACGACACCTTCACGGTCAAGACGGCCCGAGCCGAACTTGAGGCAAAAAAAGTAGCCCTGCCCTTCTACAAGGACGGGACGGCGAGGATGAAGATCGACTAG
- a CDS encoding AAA family ATPase: MRDKEWKMDYCPVETDRISVLRYHVLKKITENPLSFLKRILPNGRIAGGGVFHDKELRFRVFFEHGRNSHGNIGRWDRDDDLFAPFSESGIGQDFGQDFISLYAKVRGASLSGGMSEMQAIEELAGDYAVPCEALDNEVVGWKQVEIDDLEISNSIYDVKGYHQLSPQETELRKYSYSNKLHEIYNRPNDFHRGARRMYDRDGKLMGLMFVGNNGQAALKTRWVKKRNGRNGEWHYSNFEKNPYPFDKTHLAAQSKGKTVYVISDPVLADQFEKWQGEGITGLKGALLQTWFGGKETVVDLDWEALKHHALRVVVRETKEDLLLAQAILEQVVGQHGLKSISFFRYGTEAVYTDSVLYSFDDSRAFNLADDAFLFQLTKEDIYVGLGLEERVEVPEGEIDEQSDSLVCIEGVLEREIATMLYAYDGVGKSMIALSVGYALASGENVFGATWKVPVRRRVLYVDGENPQKVLDRREAAFRRCYDLEESSPYFRMMSSSKEGKSFDLTDKEFRDRLLSELFTPSGKRKVDVLILDNWSALYSGQEERAWREVNEFLAELKRARIAILFVHHADDAGPSKPDGYRKKNRFFDNRFCALKSETKFKRFHNKDRLTWLSVSIHNPKARGEAEDGEFTLWMSFVKNQSGEERAFWLVDADDRAKSIFELRALGMSYEDIGKDKKVDCSKNTANDSIKENGHPDPGKWAKSK, translated from the coding sequence ATGAGGGATAAGGAATGGAAGATGGATTATTGCCCTGTAGAAACAGATCGAATTAGCGTTTTGCGATATCATGTACTCAAGAAGATCACCGAAAACCCACTTTCCTTTTTAAAGAGGATTTTGCCAAATGGGCGAATTGCCGGAGGCGGTGTGTTTCATGATAAAGAATTACGATTTCGTGTCTTTTTTGAGCATGGCAGGAATAGCCACGGAAACATCGGCAGGTGGGATCGAGACGATGATCTGTTCGCGCCATTCAGTGAGAGCGGCATCGGACAAGACTTCGGCCAGGATTTTATTTCACTTTACGCAAAAGTGCGGGGGGCAAGCTTGTCTGGCGGGATGAGCGAGATGCAGGCAATAGAGGAACTGGCTGGGGACTATGCCGTTCCATGTGAGGCCCTGGATAATGAGGTCGTAGGTTGGAAACAGGTTGAGATTGATGATCTGGAAATTTCCAATTCAATCTACGACGTGAAGGGATATCATCAGCTAAGTCCGCAGGAGACTGAGTTGCGGAAGTACAGCTATTCAAACAAATTACATGAGATTTATAACCGTCCGAACGATTTTCATAGGGGAGCCCGCCGAATGTATGATCGTGACGGAAAGCTCATGGGACTCATGTTTGTTGGCAATAATGGTCAAGCGGCCTTGAAAACGCGGTGGGTGAAAAAGCGAAATGGCAGAAATGGCGAGTGGCATTACTCGAATTTCGAGAAGAATCCATACCCATTCGACAAGACTCACCTGGCTGCTCAATCAAAGGGAAAGACCGTTTACGTAATCAGTGATCCGGTTTTGGCTGACCAATTTGAAAAGTGGCAAGGGGAGGGCATTACCGGCCTTAAAGGGGCTCTCCTTCAAACATGGTTCGGCGGGAAAGAGACCGTCGTTGATTTGGATTGGGAGGCCCTTAAGCACCACGCCCTACGGGTTGTTGTTCGTGAGACAAAGGAAGATCTTCTGCTCGCCCAGGCTATCCTTGAACAAGTAGTAGGGCAGCACGGTCTGAAGTCTATCTCGTTTTTCCGTTATGGGACCGAGGCTGTTTACACAGATTCCGTACTCTATTCATTTGATGATAGCCGAGCTTTCAACCTTGCCGATGATGCCTTCCTGTTCCAACTCACCAAAGAAGACATTTACGTCGGACTCGGCCTGGAAGAACGTGTCGAGGTTCCCGAAGGAGAGATCGATGAGCAGAGTGACTCCCTTGTGTGTATTGAGGGCGTGCTTGAACGCGAAATCGCAACCATGCTGTACGCCTACGATGGCGTGGGAAAAAGCATGATCGCGCTGAGCGTGGGCTATGCCCTTGCAAGCGGTGAAAACGTCTTCGGTGCGACGTGGAAGGTCCCTGTACGGCGAAGAGTTTTGTATGTCGATGGAGAGAATCCCCAGAAGGTTCTAGATCGACGTGAAGCAGCTTTTCGTCGCTGCTATGACCTGGAGGAATCGTCACCGTATTTTCGGATGATGTCATCAAGCAAAGAAGGAAAGTCCTTCGATCTGACCGACAAGGAGTTTCGAGACAGGCTGTTGAGCGAGTTGTTCACACCATCTGGCAAGCGAAAAGTGGACGTACTGATTCTTGACAACTGGAGTGCATTATACTCCGGTCAGGAGGAAAGAGCATGGCGAGAAGTTAATGAATTCCTGGCCGAATTGAAGCGTGCCAGAATAGCCATCCTGTTCGTGCATCACGCAGACGACGCCGGTCCGAGTAAACCAGATGGTTACCGTAAGAAGAATCGTTTTTTCGATAATCGATTTTGTGCGCTGAAAAGTGAAACGAAGTTCAAACGGTTTCACAACAAAGATCGTCTGACCTGGCTGAGTGTGAGCATCCATAACCCAAAAGCCAGAGGGGAGGCTGAGGATGGTGAGTTCACCTTGTGGATGTCGTTCGTCAAGAATCAGTCCGGTGAAGAGCGAGCCTTTTGGCTTGTAGATGCCGACGACCGAGCAAAGAGCATTTTTGAGCTTCGTGCGCTTGGGATGAGCTACGAAGACATTGGCAAAGACAAGAAGGTTGATTGCAGCAAAAACACTGCCAATGACAGCATCAAGGAAAACGGACACCCTGACCCAGGAAAGTGGGCAAAATCCAAATAA